The DNA segment CACAAGGCGACCGCCTTCCTTCAACGGAACAAACCGAGCCGGGTCAACACGCTCTCCTGCCTGGCAAACATTTCCCGCTCCGCCTCCGGCGTGTCATGGTCATATCCCAGCAGATGCAAAAAACCGTGCACGACCAGAAAGCCCAATTCCCTTTCCAGGGAATGGCCATACTCTGCAGCCTGCGATACGGCGCGCGGCATCGAGATGAGAATGTCGCCGAGCAAGAGC comes from the Bacillus thermozeamaize genome and includes:
- a CDS encoding rRNA maturation RNase YbeY produces the protein MHRLIERVIAAAAEQERLSSGEVSILLVDDREIQRYNARYRGVDQPTDVLSFSMLEGDSLPDQGIPLLLGDILISMPRAVSQAAEYGHSLERELGFLVVHGFLHLLGYDHDTPEAEREMFARQESVLTRLGLFR